One Podospora pseudopauciseta strain CBS 411.78 chromosome 5 map unlocalized CBS411.78m_5, whole genome shotgun sequence DNA window includes the following coding sequences:
- a CDS encoding uncharacterized protein (EggNog:ENOG503NWCS; COG:Q), with product MPHCHVLPESSHLLSSPQTAVIMDHLVQRPLFPTPDKLDLIIPCLLASATGFLSHTLYFIRGFHDTSALRIFLVHFTTFLCLTAYSITQLGVFPGLITSTAIALSYLTTLFTSIITYRLFFHPLRHIPGPFLAKITKLYGLYTARNGQMHLEQTKLFKKYGNFVRIAPNEVFMLSVEGIQKIHARDSGCRKLNAGIYDVIHFKGAHNLNSVLTREEHGPRRKIWERAFTTKALAIHEPKTREVCHRWLNKIASLNGQPINTSLFSLLIPFDHMGKVGFSYEFRSIEAGEENRMLHLLESLFGQFGRTGELCWPLSIAKDLNLGKESAEFDRLTMEMADRRAAEEDSNKGDILQHFLDDMRSEKPIAFFNKNIFYSDSALVLIGATDTIGVVLSYLFYHLARHRVYQDLLHSHIKKVYGETIPEEFTDRDLSKIPLLDALINETMRLDNPVANNGPRLTPPEGITVDGIHIPGGVAVRVPGYALHRSEEFYLAPEEFKPERWLDQAKFVKDREAFIPWLVGPNNCVGKRMGMAVVRLVLAYTVYSYTWNSAPGEDGKRIYSESKDNLILKAGTFNAVFTPREPGGLSSVPRQ from the exons ATGCCTCACTGCCATGTTCTACCTGAGTCTTCACACCTGTTGTCCTCTCCACAAACAGCCGTGATCATGGATCACCTCGTTCAACGACCCCTCTTCCCAACACCTGACAAGCTCGACCTTATCATCCCTTGCCTGCTGGCTTCTGCCACTGGCTTTCTCTCCCACACCCTCTACTTTATCCGCGGCTTTCACGATACCTCGGCACTGCGCATTTTTCTCGTCCACTTCACCACCTTCCTATGCCTAACAGCCTACTCAATCACTCAGCTCGGCGTTTTCCCCGGTCTTATCACCTCCACAGCCATTGCCCTTTCGTACCTGACCACCCTATTCACGAGCATAATCACCTACCGGctcttcttccaccccctccgacACATACCAGGCCCGTTTCTCGCAAAAATAACAAAGCTATACGGTTTATACACCGCGCGCAATGGTCAAATGCACCTCGAGCAAACAAAACTCTTCAAAAAATATGGCAACTTTGTGCGCATCGCACCCAACGAGGTGTTTATGTTGAGTGTAGAGGGGATACAAAAGATTCATGCCAGAGACAGCGGATGCCGCAAGTTGAACGCGGGCATATACGATGTGATTCACTTCAAGGGGGCGCATAATCTCAACTCTGTGCTTACCAGGGAGGAGCATGGGCCGAGAAGGAAGATTTGGGAGAGGGCGTTTACCACCAAGG CCCTCGCGATCCACGAGCCCAAAACACGAGAAGTCTGTCACCGATGGTTGAACAAGATTGCGAGCTTGAACGGTCAACCGATCAACACTTCGTTGTTCTCGCTGCTGATCCCGTTTGATCACATGGGCAAGGTTGGGTTCAGCTATGAGTTTAGGAGTATTgaagctggggaggagaacaGGATGCTGCATTTGCTGGAGAGCTTGTTTGGGCAGTTTGGACGAACGGGGGAGCTTTGCTGGCCGTTGAGCATTGCTAAGGATCTGAACTTGGGAAAGGAGTCGGCGGAGTTTGATCGGTTGACAATGGAGATGGCTGATCGGAGGGCTGCG GAAGAAGACAGCAACAAAGGGGACATCCTGCAGCACTTTTTGGATGACATGAGATCAGAGAAGCCGATTGCCTTTTTCAACAAGAATATCTTTTATTCAGACTCGGCTTTGGTCTTGATTGGGGCTAC TGACACCATCGGCGTGGTGCTTTCATATCTCTTCTACCACCTCGCCCGCCATCGAGTCTATCAGGATCTCCTTCATTCCCACATCAAGAAGGTCTACGGCGAGACTATCCCAGAGGAATTCACAGACCGAGACCTCTCCAAGATCCCGCTTCTGGATGCACTTATTAATGAG ACGATGAGGCTAGACAACCCCGTGGCCAATAACGGACCGAGACTTACACCACCTGAGGGGATCACCGTGGACGGCATTCACATTCCAGGCGGTGTAGCTGTTCGAGTGCCGGGATACGCGCTTCATCGAAGCGAAGAGTTTTACCTGGCGCCTGAAGAGTTCAAACCGGAGAGATGGTTGGATCAAGCAAAGTTTGTAAAGGACCGTGAGGCGTTCATTCCGTGGTTGGTTGGACCAAACAATTGTGTTGGAAAGAGAATGGGCATGGCCGTTGTTCGACTTGTATTGGCCTACACCGTCTACAGCTACACCTGGAACTCTGCGCCGGGTGAGGACGGAAAGAGGATCTACTCGGAGTCGAAGGACAACTTGATCTTGAAGGCTGGGACGTTCAACGCCGTGTTCACACCAAGAGAACCTGGAGGGCTGAGCTCTGTTCCGAGGCAGTGA